Within the Phaseolus vulgaris cultivar G19833 chromosome 9, P. vulgaris v2.0, whole genome shotgun sequence genome, the region CAAACCACTCAAAAATAAGGATAAAACCACTTAGTAAATAGCAactaatatttcaaaatttagtttGATGATTGGTAACAAAATGGAAGTGTGGCAGATGGCAACCTATGCATGTAGgaaataatttatacaaataGAAAATCCAAAATACAAAGCTCTCCAAGAAGAATTTAGGTTTATAATATACAGAAATTTGTAGTTGGCTTTTGTATCCTTGTCAGAACAAAATAATGGTAGATTTTTGGATACCTTTGTCGGAACATAATTTGCATCAGACAGCCTCTCCAAATTTTCCATGAAATAATGAGTACAATCTGGAACTTGGAGTTCATTAGCACGGGCATATGTTTCCTACAGCAAGCAGAACATATGGGACAGACATTCTACGTAACTAATATGTGTAGGGATTAAGGTTAAAGCAATCAAATGGTATCAAAAGGGTGCGAAGTGGACACCTGAATTGCAGCATCCTCCCACAGAGTCTCTATTTCCTGCGCAAGCTCCTTGGTAAGACGCGGGTAATCTAGCCTTCCTCCTATTTCTGAGAGCTTTTCACCAATGTCCTGCCACAAAAATTAGACTCTACTTGAATTAAGAAGCCTATGGCATATAGCTTTGTTAGAGCAACAGATCCCTCCAGAAGAAAGAAAACTCAATACAATTgatcctttaaaaaaaaaacttagagaCAAATGTAGCAGAAGATAAACTACTCAACTGTTATTAAACAACCATATTGGGGAATAAAAGAGGTGGAAATAGTGAACTACCTGGTTTTCATTAGATATCACGTACTTTGAAGGATCAGCATCATTCTGCGCCAACTCTTTTGACCCATCATGCAGTACCTATTGAAACACATAAAGTACAAACTAAGGATGGCAGTTTTCTAAGCTATCTCTACTGAACTCAACTCATAAAACATTGTGGACACTTTAACTCTGtatttttaagagaaaaataatcaaCACACCCTTTCAAGTATTGCGTACTTTTATTGTCTGATACACATTAGCATGAATGACTGGTATGTAGCTTTTTAGCTCGGCATCGTCAAAGCCAGTTTGAAACAAAAGTTTTATCTGCGTATTAtaaacaaataagcaaatatCAATAATCTAACCATCATATACTAACATAAGCAGTTCTGAAGATGCAATTTCATGCCTGCTTAAAGATTGTAGACTTCCCAGACTCTCCAGCACCTAAACAGCAGAGATATTGGCACTTGACACGGGTAAGTGCagaaaataacaaaagaagacaAGCTACTAAGACATTACAGTACATATGATTCCTTCAGACTCTGGGGAGTTCAATCATGTTATACGTTAATGCTAAATTCCAAATATTCCTACAGAGGAAAGCCACCCTACTAAAACACACCTAAAAGTAGAAGTTTCTGAATATGCTTTTCCGCCGTTGTTTCTAACTCGATTCTTCTTTCAATTTCGGCATCCTGCAAATGCATGCCACGTTCCTCAAATAAAAGCCTATTTAACAGTATTATTTGTAATTTAACAAGTACCAAATTTATCAAGGACAAAAGACCTGAGCATTTTCTTCAGCATCAGCATCACGAAAACGTCGCCTTTTGCTGCAGACTAAGCCCATATTTTCTGTAACCAAGAAGATGCACTATTCAAGCTCCGCCAGAAATCACTATTTCAATGCCCTCATTTAACACAATCATACATTATGCAGAATTTTTTGGACTTATGGAAGTAGCTTATTATGAGCTTCCCATAAACACTAttcaacttattttaataaCCTTGCTTTTCATGGTTAAACTCAACAACGTAAACTCTTTTTAACTAATTACACTGCGATTCACACTCAAGTTTATAAGCAAGTGCTCATTAGACAAGGGCTTATTGAATGATTACTGATTAAGGTGTTTACTCAAACACTATGGACTTGAGTTCAAACAACAAGAGGACTTAAACAGAGCAAACTAACTCCATAATCTAATACTTCATGcaacttaaaataatatatatgcaAATAAAAGATtctcaatccacagaataagaCACCTGAATAAATCAAAAAGACTCAAGGGCACAGCTGGATAGCAGGAGTAGGCTGAAACAAACACTGAATAATCGCTTTAACCAGAATAGTTTCCGGCCCACACATCAGATCTGAAGTTAATGATTATCCTGAGCAAGTTATTCGGCCAAAATGCTAGATTCAACAAACATTGGAATATTCTACTCCTCGCATATGGGAAGTGATGTTATGGGGTGATCACCAACAActtggatttttttattaattttattttttaagtgaaaataattttgttacaTACCCATAACAAGAATTTTATCAAATGGATAAACCCCATCACCAGATACATAAAGTGAAGTTAAGATGCCCGTGACTATTAAGAAGAACTGCAATTTCGGGCGTTGAGCCGAATCAATTAATAATCAAGTTATCAATTCTTGTATATGGGCAAGAATGATcctttttctaatttattttccaGCTAATTATTTCTTGGTTCGAATGCTGATACCCTCCGCACGAAGAACGAAAGTTTAGCAGTAGAAGTACCATGAAAAGGCAAGAGCAGCATGCAAGGTACAACCACCCCATCATCAAAGTTTTCACCAGAAAGAGAATATAGTCGAAGATGGTACAAAAAATCAACTGTTAAAAAACTATTCAAAGAAATGGAGAAAAAGGGAGAATCTTTTCGCATCTCGATCTGCATATGCAACATCAACACAGAGATCCCCTGAGCCAAACCCACCCCCCATATACaatcaacaacaaaaaagaaGGATCTTGGGAGGGAGAGAGATTGGGAATGCAACAGAAGAAAGAGTTGTTACCCGAAAAGAAGCAAAACTAGAGATGTGGAGGTGGAATATGCCCCTTGATTTGGCGGATACGTTAAGAATGAAGTGTGAAGTGTGAAGCGAAACTAGAAAGCAACAAGCTCAGTCTGTGTTCTTCTCTGTGTAGGAagttctatatatatatatatatagtatagaATTCAAGTTGTATACAAGTACTAGTATAGTAACACAACAATAGCAATTGTGTTTAGTTCAGCGTGATGATAATAATGACCATAAAGTGTGGATTATAATATTAACATAATGGGATTTGGAGGAGTGTGCTTATGTGaatgaattataaaaataaaaatgatgagAACGGTGAAAGAGGGAAAGAAAATAGagattaattaattagttgaaaatgaaaacaaaagagCGCCGAAAGCTGTGTGAGGGTTCTTGGTTGTTCCTGCACCCTTTGGTCGGGTCAAAGTTTAGTTTAGAAAAGACACAAGAAGGCAGCAACAGGCACAGCTATGGCACTTTTTTTATGTCTTCTTGGGAAAATACACACACTCTCACTCACCCTCTTTCTCTCTCCGCCTCCCACTCTCAACTCCAACAAAATCTTGACGCAGACCAACTAGCATCACTCTACATTATTTCTATCACCAAAAATATTCACCATTGACAACAAAAaagtatagtttttttttactctATGTGAAAACAATCCATTAAAAAGATATAGTTTTTAGCTGTTCAATGAACAAaatgatattatatttaaatgtgGAATGAAAGAGGGTTGAGATGATGAGATGGTATGGTACTTATCCATTAGATTCCAAGTGTGAAAGTGCAAGAGGGGTGACAGAGTAGTTTGACTGAAGGGAATGGAATTTGATTTGATAGTGTGGTGAGTTGAGAAAGGAAaaggagagagagaagagaattgTGATTCCATTCCATGTCTGTTGGCGGTCAAAGGAGACAAGAAAGGACACATCTGCATATGTATCTGTATCAGTATCTGTATCTATGTGTGTCTGGTTTTGATGTTATTATTGTATTCTTTTTTGCCACTTCTAACTTCACTTTCTCACTCTCCCTCCCTCTTTCAACCTCTCCTTTCCTTCTTACACCTTCATTACTCAA harbors:
- the LOC137820339 gene encoding guanine nucleotide-binding protein alpha-1 subunit-like isoform X2, yielding MGLVCSKRRRFRDADAEENAQDAEIERRIELETTAEKHIQKLLLLGAGESGKSTIFKQIKLLFQTGFDDAELKSYIPVIHANVYQTIKVLHDGSKELAQNDADPSKYVISNENQDIGEKLSEIGGRLDYPRLTKELAQEIETLWEDAAIQETYARANELQVPDCTHYFMENLERLSDANYVPTKEDVLYARVRTTGVVEIQFSPVGENKRSGEVYRLFDVGGQRNERRKWIHLFEGVTAVIFCAAISEYDQTLYEDENKNRMMETKELFEWVLKQPCFEVPLNVCEWFKEYQPVSTGKQEIEHAYEFVKKKFEELYFQSIAPDHVDRVFKIYRTTALDQKLVKKTFKLVDETLRRRNLFEAGLL